Proteins encoded in a region of the Trypanosoma brucei gambiense DAL972 chromosome 4, complete sequence genome:
- a CDS encoding T. brucei spp.-specific protein, protein MEDVNRQNHNDAQKRHEYPGRSGENEPSHNQSPLREGESGYRKALCRISLQQMITRPLLQNYNRREVSGNIYVYTYIYIYIYIYIYIYIYIIQVARGDVLRGASQGAQLLQHGNRHINTSLCTYVCLLSPSLFTWNVFHHVRLFLQPLQYLNNILCVVTYLFSSFSFSPFLTMVAFFASMSVVAPNETIIGLR, encoded by the coding sequence ATGGAGGACGTAAATAGGCAGAATCACAATGACGCACAGAAACGGCATGAATATCCGGGTAGAAGCGGTGAGAACGAACCGTCCCACAACCAATCTCCCttgagggaaggggaatcGGGATATCGAAAAGCTCTATGTCGTATTTCTCTACAGCAAATGATCACGAGGCCGCTACTGCAAAACTATAATCGCAGAGAAGTCTCTGGGAATATCtatgtatatacgtatatatatatatatatatatatatatatatatatatatatatacatcaTTCAGGTAGCGCGTGGTGACGTATTGCGTGGTGCATCCCAGGGGGCGCAATTACTCCAACACGGAAATcgacacataaacacatcaCTGTGTACTTATGTCTGCTTGTtgtccccctccctctttacTTGGAACGTTTTTCATCATGTGCGTCTATTTCTTCAACCTCTACAATATTTGAACAACATCCTTTGCGTAGTTACAtacttgttttcttctttttcgttttccccctttttaacAATGGTTGCCTTTTTTGCCTCCATGTCCGTGGTTGCACCGAATGAAACAATCATTGGGTTACGTTGA